A segment of the Deltaproteobacteria bacterium genome:
GATGAAAAGGAATGCTTAGAACAATTTATGGAAAGGCCCTCCCGGAGCGGCCAAGGCCTCCACCCGGGCAACGACGTCGGGGTCCTCTTCCAGAACCGGAGCGTGGAATTCCTTGGCCCGGGCGTCAATGACCAGGGCCCCACGGCAGCCCCAATGCTTGCAATGGGTGAAGGACCCCAAAC
Coding sequences within it:
- a CDS encoding 3-octaprenyl-4-hydroxybenzoate carboxy-lyase, with product LGGIRLVVVADDPAFVRLSWRNFLWTTFTRSDPATDIYGLGSFTHCKHWGCRGALVIDARAKEFHAPVLEEDPDVVARVEALAAPGGPFHKLF